The genomic window tgttctttgttttgtaattttgtcTTTCTGTCATTCACGTGCTACTTTCCCTCAAAATCTTTGATGGTTGACACGCTTCCCTTACACTACTCTTGTACTTATCACAGCTGACCTATTTGTCTAGCTCCCTTTCTTGCACTTGATTATTAAACCACCCAAAGCCCTCCACTCTTTCATGAGCAACCCTGGCTCTACTTCAGTAAAAAGTTTCATTGGTGGGATTGTGCCGTATTGAAAATTATTAGACTGCATTCCTTATTGAGCCATTAAGGGACATGATTTGTCCCGTATTTTCATAGACATTGTTCTCTACATACACTAAGTCTTTACAGTGagaataatgtaaaaatgtatttttacacaTTAAAGGCGGCAACCCGAGCTGGAGTAAACAGTCTTGTATAAAATGAGGCATTTCCTTTGTCTCCCTAGAAGGCATGAATTCATTCTAATATGAAAAAAGTAGTTGAATAActacaggattttttttccatgaatACCTAAATTCATGTGtaatttacaaatacatttcttCTAATCCAGCTTGCTAAATGAGGTCCAGTGGCTCAGCTGTCCTCGACCCAGTCCCACAGTGGAAAGGGACCATCACAGGGCCATTGCTGTGTGCTGGTCTGTAAGCTGAAGAAATTTATTAGGGGTGCTCATAACagctaacaaatttatgatgccaaaacaataatatttcaagcttggtataaaaattattattgagGCTTGCCCTTGTCCTTTGAGCAAATGTATTTCTGTTCATAGCAGTTGAGGGACTTTGAGTTTGACTGTATTTAATAACATAATTGTTTAGTCTCACTGAAATCCACAGCAATTTAGGAAGCTTAAATAGTCTAAACTGGAAATAAAGCAtgcattgtttcttttttttttttttttaacaaagccCGCTTGAATACGGCTGCTGATTTCTGAAATATTCCAATTCCAAATCCTATTTAACAAATCCATTACTAATGACTCTTCATTCCTGGGCCAAGTGTAGTGTGTTTGTTACGTCACAGCACTCCGTGGACTCTCCCAACAACCTCCACGACCTACATGTGACCTGATCACGTTTTTGCCACGTTTTGTCCAGCCCAGGGTTTTTAAAAGTTTGGAAATTAttgctagtttttatttttatttcgttttgtattttggttttCAATTTCTGTTTCGTTTCAGTTAGTTTTCATGGTGCATATAtagttttgatttcatttttatcttttgAAAATCATTACTTTTAGTTTGTATTTAGTTTCAGTatcgtttcatttttaattttaccagtagccaaaaaataaaattttcgCCTGTTTTGGGGGTGCCCTTGTTCAGCATGGAATTTATTTGCGATGTCACACTTCACAGTAGGGGTTAATGGCTCATTTAAAAGTAGACACTCAAAGTAGACACTCATTAATAATTAgcagtttttcataagtatttctgtttttaccTAGCCACCTAAGGGCAAtatatttagaagaaaaaaaaaatcagttgtttttttccacacaaatgTTTGATTCTTCCAAGTAAATTGTGAGATCAAGCCCATTCCTGCTCTCTGAGATGCCCCTAGTACTTGCCCATAAGCATCCAAAATTTGAAGGAGTTATCTTCAACCACTAAAATTCTGTGTGAGGTTATCCAAACAAAGGTAAAAAcgtctccaaatggcacaaaacctcTCCCAATGGTATTAATGCCTATAGAAATGTCACAAAATAACATGTCCAAATGGCACAAACCACCAACAAATGACATGGAAAATAcatccaaatggcacaaaatgaaataacaaaaGGGAATAGCATAAAACTCAGCTACAAAATGctatttcataaataaagtttgaaACTTATGCATCTAGCCTTCAACTTACTCATTTACCCTTTACTAAAATCAGCACCATAACCCTGTATGTAATATAAGCACGCAGAAGGTGCTGGTTCCACCTCCTATGACATGGATGTGGGATTTGATTTTAGGTGGCAAAAATAACTATTTACAACAAATAAGGAAATGCAAAATATTAACTAATATATGCAAAACATGAACAGATGTGAAAACATTAAGAGTCAGTGTGCACATCATTGAGCTTGGCTGTCCTTGACATCATTCCAACTCAGTGAAACAAAGATGGTCCACTATAGTACACAGAAACACATCACAAGTTCTGCATTTGTAAATAGTCTTGCTGTACTTCTTCCTTTGAAGGCAGTACACAGTGTTTTCTCCCAGCTGAGGCTTTGTCTCTCTTGGCAGGGGTTAATATCATGGtaattgtactaaaaaaaatcccaaattggGCTCTGTCTTTTCCTACTTATTAGCATTGAACTgaagtgtgaatgggtatgcttcctgatatttattacttaaaattaaatgtacaaaataaagaaataaattggggaaaaaatcagCGTTGTTACATCTGCAGTGTTATTACATAATTTCCTTCTGCTTATCTATGttcctatctatctacccatccatctatctgtctaatctGTCTAATCTCGAGTAATACACGTTACTCTGCCATCTGGTCACTTATGATTTGGCAACACTGATGGATCCACTCTGTCCAACCTGTTTTTAAGTCATACCACTCAACATTTACAACTCaaaaaattgtccatagtgtgtgtgtgtgtgtgtgtgtgtgtgtgtgtgtgtgtgtgtgcgcgatgGCTTGGcccctcatccagggtgtccactgCCTCATGCCCCgtgttccttgggataggcaccaggctcccctgcgagcACAAAATGACCACAAAAGCAcaaagtttgttttaatttattagtttgtttactttattgcttagagaagaagagagaagctaCAGTTTGTAGCATGTCACACTCAATGTCAAGGGGATAGTAGAGTAAAAAATTAGCATTTTACACTGGCACAACAagcatgtttttcatttttaaagactTGCCAATTCATTAAATCAATCCATGTGGTATTTAATTTGCAGCAATCGATTCACAGGTCCATAGTTATATACAGCCAAAATGTATCTCGGCAGATGCTGTTATGTAACGGCAACTGCCACAGAAATGCTCTGTAGGCATTTCAAAACTAAGAATTTCTAGATTTTGTGGTAAACAATGTAAATGATgtcaagaataaaacacaaggggacatgttgtagaaaaataatcaatgatggggtgttGTGATGcagccaaataaaaaaaaagcccaaaatgaattttttttcctatagcaggatgtcccaaagtgtcttattcctcttataccacagcgtttTTCCAACGCTAACAGAGATAATAATGTCATGAAACTTAaagagctttacctctgactattacaaatgttgacactggagactctgtgttaaataaacacataaaaaaacacCATTTCAACATTCAGACATTTTCTAATCCCTTTATGTGGAGCTTCTGCTATACAAAAGCCcatgtaagttgttactatataaataataacatatttGAATTGTTCatattattccttatatagttTGTACTGTTTACAGCTTACATGTAGGCAAAATGATCATTGAGGGATATTTGTTCATGCAAAATTCTAAGAATTATAAGGTCTCAGGACGCCCTAAATCTGTGTTCGAAATTTTTCACCATGTAAATTACAATTCTTAGGTCTCATGATGTCCTAAATCTCTGTGCGGAACTTTAAAGTTGGGTTCTTCATCCTCTCTTTGTAGTGTTTATCAAACTGCTCATTCTGGGCCACGGTGAATTGATTCTTCCAGTCACCGACTTTACCTGGAGGAAATTtcagaaagaaaatacaaatcatTTGAGCAACGTATATCATCCTATTAGCAACACTTAGTGAGGTTTTCACTTGAATATCTTATTCAAGTTTTGATCAGCCccaatatagtatatattagacagaatatttcattttttatggcatttggcagacgcccttatccagagcaacttacttttatctcatttatacaactgagcagttgagggttaagggccttgctcaagggcccagcagtgacagcttggcagggctgggatttgaactgacaaccttctgatcagtagtccaacatcagTAGTGGACCGACGTCAAGTCAAACACTTAATTACCTTGCTTTGTAAATTCAGTGTATGCCATATATACAACAAGTACatcaatattaaaaatgaatcaaaaaagtGGGTTCAAGCAAACATTTGTGCAAACATCGGCTTGCAgaaatgttacaaatataatgtgcagaACAACTCAGATTGGTCCTCAAAGTGGGGTTTAGAGTTGTATTACACAAAGTTTCTAGAAAtgttacatacaaaaaaaaaacccattctgATAACCTAGATGTTTTAGTTGGGACAATGCTGCAGCAGTCATTCCTTGCCATTTTTGTGCAGGAAGTAAACATATACCAGTGTTAATGGCTCGTAAGGATTTAAAGTATATTGACCTTTGCGCATAAACGGTGAGATTGAAAAATTCATGACTGGGATTGTGGAGTAGTTGGTCATCTTGTTTTGCTTCATGGCATCAAAGTGGGTATTTTTTGtaatcttctctctctcttcttttggTGTAGATAAACcgaggaaagaagaaagacgCTCCACCTCACGATCAGTGTTCTAGATAAGAAAGAAACACATTAGGATGATCAAGGCTCAAAATTCTGGACCCACAATAATAAGcctcatgaagaaaaaaataaataacagtaaatTGTACACTGTAACAGGTATCATTAACAATTATTCACAATTTCTACAGTGTTCAAAGTTATTCTACATTGCGTACCTCCACCATATCTTCAAAGAACATGTAGTGAAGATTAGAGTATGTCTGCTTCTTCTCCCAGTAGCCAGTCACATGATCATACCAAGGTCCAAACACCTCTACAAGGTCATATAAAAAGAATTACGTTTATACATTGATAATCAGTGGTGGAAATTACTAGAGTAATTGTATtgcattactattattattttggtgcaTTTATTTCTGAGTATTGTTGAAATCTTGAATACTTGTAATGttacttaattacatttcatgaaaaaaaagccAGTGACTGTGTGTAACACATCAGTTGAATGGGCTCATTTAAGCAGCCAATCATTTCAATTTAAAGCATCCAATCAAGTTCATCAATgtagaaaacacaaacatatatagAATAGTTCCAAATCATTACCAGCAATGACCTTCAGGCTACACAATGCAGTTAGCACTATAGCTATTCTTATGCATCtgaaaatacactatatggccaaaggtatgtggacacctgagtacTGAATATCCCATTACAAAACCATTTGTAGGATGTCTATTAGATTTTGGAaggtggctgtggggatttgcctattcagccacaagagctcAAGAGGCTGTGAACTGATGTTCGGTGAGAAGGCATGAAGTGCAGttggcattccaattcatcccaaaggtgttaagTGGGCTCGAAATCAGGGTTTTGTGCagaccacttgagttcttctacaccaaccttGTTAAACCATGTCCttatggagcttgctttgtgcatagTTGCACTGTCATGCTGAGGCTCCAGTGAAGAAATGCTatagacaattgtgtgtttccaactttgtggcaacagtctgTGGAAGACCTTCATATGgattatggtcaggtgtccacatacttttggccatgtagtataTATAATCCACTGCACTTGACATTCATCTAATTTGACCagttaaacatttacttttaaaaCTTAAGTAGCAACTTTTTTGTGTGCTATTTTCTTGAGTACATTATTTTTTGGCTGAATACAAGAATGTCACACATCCATACCGTCAATTAAGTATCATCTCTAAGTACTTTTTCAACCCCTTCTCATAATTAATATTTGTGCCACTAAGCCCCTCCTCCAGTGAGTTCATTTGATATAGTAATTGTTACTCACTCTTTCCATCCATGAACATCTGTAGATAATTGTTCCAGTCTCCTGGATCAGGTTGTACGTGATTCATGCGCTCAAAGTGGAAATACGACACAGCATTGTCTTTGGCATTACGAGCTACATAGACAACCTGGagagacacacactgacactgaaaAGCTGAAATACAGTATACAGAGAGGAATATACTGTGTATGTGCTGAATATTGCCAACTTTTTTTAGTTAACatattattatacttattatatatcattatattattgtaCTAGTCTTAAGGGAGAATCTTCTGACTATATTTCAGACATAAGCATTACTCAGAATCTAACTCTACAGAACAGAGCATtaatttaaatgtgtaatacagtttttattgaaGAAGCAACGTTGTTTAAGTGGGAACCTCATAATCCTTTGAATGTTGTTTAAAGCTTGAACACATGGAGACATCTGTTTATTCATAAGAGTTGTGTTCCACAATCATCATGTGCATTCAGCATTTCTATTATTGTGGTGATGTGgacattattagtattttatttcCTACAGATCTTAAGTCATGACACCTCCTTGCTAGCAGAGGGCCCCCTCTTAAGTATTGAACTGTCTCACACTCTTCCTGTTTCCCAGTAATTTCCTGTTTATGGACTATGCTGTATTCAACTTTTGCTGCATTAACTGGGGATAGTCTTCTCTTGACTTAGTCAACTACTGCTGCATTCGTGGTAATTTGCAAGTTGAAATTTCAGGTTGAGGGGACATTTTCTGTGGTTTTACCAATTATAGGTGGGGAATTGCAAGTTGCAACTATGCCTCAAATACAGCATAAGAAGGGCTGCTTTGTTTACTGCAGATGTAGTGCTCAGACacgttgatttgacatcacttgtTGAAGTCAGAGAACATGGCTTTGGAAACCATCCTGAGTTCCTGAGTAGGAATTTCGAGTTgagggggtgttttttttgtttttttattgtctgGAGTTGTGGAATAATGAGTTACATCTTCTAGTCAAATGTAGCATGTTATAATGACTCATACATACACAGTCACATTGCAAAGTCTTGCCAATATTTATATTGAaaaagttccctttcaaagggaacttcgacgttgcgctaagcataacagtatgggagggttatgttcacgccccctgttcaggcaggggtcaactaatccttctctgggcagagggaaatttcttgtcagtgagtgcaatgtacattccgggcagccggaatgtaggggAAGACACCCTGTCGAGGCAGgcgctgaggcccgggggttggaggcgccatccacaagtggtggagtccatatggcggaggttcagacaagtggaagtggatgtgttcgcctccgaggagacaacacactgcccgctgtggttcgccctcactcctcccgcaccattgggaCTGGACGCCACGGTGCACAcatggccgaggtcacgtctatatgcttttaccctgatcgctctgcttccacaagttctagcgagagttcgccaagactgtctacatctgctgctagtagcaccttattggccggctcgaatatggttctcggagataatttccctgctcaaTGGTACCCCTAGGGAGATTCGCATCTGCAGGgctctactgtctcaagccggagggctgattttcaccctcggccagaactatggaaactgtgggtacTAAGGAAACTATGGAaactgaggggcaccagctcatagattctggtctcacaactgaggttgtagagaccatgttaagtgctacagcaccatccacaaggaaattgtatgcactcaagtggcggctttttgtcttgtggtgtgaggaacgttagctagacccagtgaactgcgcaatagctacagtcctggagatcttacaagaacgtttctcagcagggttggcttcttctacaatcagggtttacgtggccgccgttttggccagccacacccctgttgatggagcctctgtggggcaacatcctctaccttcgaggttcatgcatggtgtcaggcggctgaggcccatctgcaggccgccaATACTTTcatgggacctttctgtggtcttggaaggtctgtcaggggccccatttgagaagcttctgactctaaaggtagctctttgcccctggattagccaaggccttcctgtatcctaggccggattatattcctaaagtgcctacatcggctgcccaccctgtggtgttgcaggctttctgccctcctccattcctcacaccggaacaagagaggatgcacctgctgtgtccagtaagggctctctgtacttatgtccaccgttccggccagtggcgtaagtcggagcagctgctggtctgctttggcggcaacagtagaggtgatgctgtgtcaaagcagcacatctctaattggatagtggaagcaatctctatggcttacgaggcacGCGGTCTCGCCACGTCTCTGGGCATAAGGCCTCATTCCACTAgagcggtcgcctcctcgaaggctttgtccaaaggggtatccttacaggatgtgtgtactgctgcaggatggtctacaccacacatatttattcgttattacagcctggatattcattccaccctgggctcgagtgtcttgcagtgacccgcaggcttgggtctttttgaacaggccgtaccctcggtatgacggagtgggtattctcgttcccatactgttatgctaa from Ictalurus furcatus strain D&B chromosome 5, Billie_1.0, whole genome shotgun sequence includes these protein-coding regions:
- the LOC128607594 gene encoding cytosolic sulfotransferase 3; its protein translation is MEGSDVSLMTSTSRPELFDFEGISMVHYFTDDWENVQNFQARPDDILIATYPKAGTTWVSYILDLLYFGNTAPERQTSIPIYLRVPFLEAVIPKIATGVELVNNLPTTPRLIKTHLPVQLVPKSFWEQNCKVVYVARNAKDNAVSYFHFERMNHVQPDPGDWNNYLQMFMDGKKVFGPWYDHVTGYWEKKQTYSNLHYMFFEDMVENTDREVERLSSFLGLSTPKEEREKITKNTHFDAMKQNKMTNYSTIPVMNFSISPFMRKGKVGDWKNQFTVAQNEQFDKHYKERMKNPTLKFRTEI